The following coding sequences are from one Triticum dicoccoides isolate Atlit2015 ecotype Zavitan chromosome 4A, WEW_v2.0, whole genome shotgun sequence window:
- the LOC119287570 gene encoding squamosa promoter-binding-like protein 6: protein MDMEAARVGSQSRHLYGGGLGGELEQARREKRVFGWDLNDWSWDSERFVATPVPAAVGNGLSLNSSPSSSEEAGAEVSRNGNVRGDFDKRKRVVVIHDDDEKDEGPVGSSNNVLSLRIGGNSVAGGAVEDGGVNEEDRNGKKIRVQGGSSSGPACQVEGCCADLSAAKDYHRRHKVCEMHAKANTAVVGNTVQRFCQQCSRFHLLQEFDEGKRSCRRRLAGHNKRRRKTRPENAVGGTPIEEKVSSYLLLSLLGICANLNSDNAEHLQGQELLSNLWRNLGNVAKSLDPKELCKLLETCQSMQNRSNAGTSEAANALVNTAAAEAAGPSNSKAPFANGGECGQTSSAVVPVQSNATMVAATETPACKFRNFDLNDTCNDMEGFEDGSNCPSWIRQDSTQSPPQTSGNSDSTSAQSLSSSNGDAQCRTDKIVFKLFEKVPSELPPILRSQILGWLSSSPTDIESHIRPGCIILTVYLRLVESSWRELSENMSVYLDKLSSSSADNFWTSGLVFVMVRRQIAFMHNGQVMLDRPLAPNSHHYCKVLCVSPVAAPYSATVNFRVEGFNLVSSSSRLICSIEGRCIFEEDTAIMADDAEDEDIEYLNFCCSLPDTRGRGFIEVEDSGFSNGFFPFIVAEQNVCSEVCELESTFKSSSLEQPDKDNAMNQALEFLHELGWLLHRVNIISKHDKVEPPVPAFNLLRFRNLGIFAMEREWCAVTKMLLDLLFDGFVDAGLQSPKEVVLSENLVHSAVRGKSARMVRFLLTYKPNKNLKETAETYLFRPDARGPSAFTPLHIAASTSDAEDVLDALTDDPGLVGLNAWRNARDEIGFTPEDYARQRGNDAYINLVQKKIDRHLGKGHVVLGVPSSMCPGITDGLKAGDISLEICKAMPMTTTSAARCNICSRQAKMYPNSFARTFLYRPAMFTVMGVAVICVCVGILLHTLPKVYAAPNFRWELLERGAM from the exons ATGGACATGGAGGCGGCCAGGGTAGGGTCGCAGAGCCGCCACCTGTACggaggcgggctgggtggtgagctTGAGCAGGCCAGGCGCGAGAAGCGGGTGTTCGGCTGGGACCTCAATGATTGGAGCTGGGACAGCGAGCGCTTTGTTGCCACGCCGGTGCCCGCGGCTGTGGGAAATGGCCTGTCGCTCAACAGTTCGCCATCTTCCTCGGAGGAAGCCGGGGCCGAGGTGTCTAGGAATGGTAACGTGAGAGGTGACTTTGATAAGAGGAAGCGAGTGGTTGTCATTCATGACGACGATGAGAAGGATGAGGGCCCAGTGGGGAGCAGTAACAATGTGCTCAGCTTGAGAATTGGTGGCAACTCTGTTGCTGGTGGAGCGGTGGAGGATGGCGGTGTGAATGAGGAGGATAGAAATGGTAAGAAGATCAGGGTGCAGGGCGGAAGCTCAAGCGGTCCAGCGTGTCAGGTGGAGGGCTGCTGCGCGGACCTTAGCGCGGCAAAGGATTACCATCGGCGTCACAAGGTCTGCGAGATGCATGCTAAGGCAAACACCGCGGTGGTCGGAAATACCGTCCAGCGGTTCTGCCAGCAATGCAGCAG ATTTCACCTTCTTCAAGAATTTGATGAAGGAAAGCGCAGCTGTCGCCGGCGTTTAGCAGGCCATAATAAACGTAGGAGGAAAACCCGCCCTGAAAATGCTGTTGGTGGGACTCCTATTGAGGAAAAAGTTAGCAGTTATTTATTGTTGAGTCTTCTTGGAATATGCGCCAATTTGAACT CTGACAATGCTGAGCATTTACAAGGTCAGGAGTTGCTATCCAATCTTTGGAGAAACTTGGGGAATGTTGCCAAATCATTGGATCCAAAAGAACTTTGTAAACTTCTGGAAACATGTCAGAGCATGCAAAATCGATCAAATGCTGGGACCTCTGAAGCAGCTAATGCTTTGGTGAATACAGCTGCAGCAGAGGCTGCAGGACCATCTAACTCTAAGGCGCCTTTTGCGAATGGTGGTGAATGCGGGCAGACGTCATCTGCTGTTGTACCAGTACAATCAAATGCTACCATGGTGGCAGCTACTG AGACTCCAGCATGCAAGTTTAGGAATTTTGATTTGAATGACACTTGCAATGATATGGAAGGCTTTGAGGATGGTTCGAATTGCCCATCATGGATACGGCAAGATTCTACTCAAAGCCCACCACAGACTAGTGGTAATTCGGATTCAACATCAGCTCAGTCATTGTCAAGCTCAAATGGAGATGCTCAG TGTCGGACTGATAAAATTGTATTCAAGCTTTTTGAGAAAGTTCCTAGTGAATTACCTCCAATTTTGCGATCACAG ATCCTTGGTTGGTTGTCCAGTAGCCCTACTGATATAGAGAGCCATATTAGACCTGGCTGTATTATCCTGACAGTTTATCTTCGGTTAGTTGAGTCTTCATGGAGGGAG CTCTCTGAAAATATGAGTGTATATCTGGATAAGCTCTCAAGTAGTTCCGCTGATAACTTTTGGACATCTGGTTTGGTATTTGTGATGGTACGGCGTCAAATTGCTTTCATGCACAATG GTCAAGTTATGTTGGACAGACCACTGGCACCTAATTCTCACCATTACTGCAAGGTCTTATGTGTTAGTCCGGTTGCTGCTCCTTATTCAGCAACAGTTAATTTCAGGGTAGAAGGCTTCAACTTAGTCAGTTCTTCCTCAAG GCTCATTTGCTCAATTGAAGGGCGTTGTATATTCGAGGAAGACACAGCTATTATGGCTGATGATGCTGAGGATGAAGATATTGAATATCTCAACTTTTGTTGTTCTCTCCCTGATACAAGAGGAAGAGGATTCATAGAG GTTGAAGATAGTGGATTTAGTAATGGTTTCTTCCCCTTCATAGTTGCTGAGCAGAATGTATGCTCTGAGGTTTGTGAGCTGGAGAGCACATTTAAGTCATCCAGTCTTGAGCAGCCAGACAAGGACAATGCCATGAATCAAGCTCTAGAGTTTCTACATGAGCTGGGGTGGCTTCTTCATAGAGTTAACATAATTTCTAAGCATGATAAAGTGGAGCCGCCTGTACCTGCCTTTAACCTGCTGAGATTCAGGAATCTTGGTATATTTGCGATGGAGCGGGAGTGGTGTGCTGTGACCAAAATGCTGTTAGATTTGTTATTTGATGGATTTGTTGATGCTGGGTTACAGTCTCCCAAAGAGGTGGTATTGTCAGAAAATTTGGTACACTCTGCTGTGCGAGGAAAATCTGCCCGAATGGTTAGATTTCTGCTGACATACAAGCCGAATAAAAACCTGAAGGAAACTGCAGAGACATACCTATTCAGACCtgatgctcggggcccttctgcatTTACACCCCTCCATATAGCAGCCTCTACTAGTGATGCAGAGGATGTATTGGATGCATTGACTGATGACCCTGGACTG GTGGGACTCAATGCATGGAGAAATGCGCGAGACGAGATAGGCTTTACCCCCGAAGACTACGCTCGCCAAAGAGGCAACGATGCTTACATCAATCTGGTCCAGAAGAAGATTGACAGGCATCTTGGCAAAGGTCATGTTGTCCTTGGCGTTCCTAGCAGCATGTGCCCTGGAATAACCGATGGGTTGAAGGCAGGTGATATCAGCCTGGAGATCTGCAAAGCCATGCCAATGACAACAACATCCGCGGCAAGGTGCAACATCTGCAGTCGTCAGGCTAAGATGTACCCCAATTCCTTCGCGAGGACCTTCCTGTACAGGCCAGCAATGTTCACTGTGATGGGCGTCGCCGTGATCTGCGTTTGTGTTGGGATACTCCTCCATACCCTCCCCAAGGTTTATGCTGCACCAAATTTCAGATGGGAGCTGTTAGAGCGTGGAGCCATGTGA